The genomic stretch TATTCTAAAAATTTGTTTCCTGATTCTTCTCATCTGAAAAACATCCTAACCTTTACTTGTCTTGCTTCAAGTTTTCCTATGAAGTTAAAATGTGGTGACAATGCCACGAGTGAGGAGCAGACTGTGGAGATTACTGTTTATGAGTATTTCACTAAACACTGTGGTGTAGAAATCACCTCTTCTCAGTACATGCCATGCCTTGATGTTGGCAAGCCCAAAAGGCCTAACTATCTGCCTCTGGAGGTATGCAAGTTTCTTTTGGTTATCAAATCATTCTTTCTTAGACTCTTAGTCTATCTTTTTGTAACTCCGCTGTCTGAAATCTTGATTTGTGCTTCCCTATGGGGTTTCTCTTGGTGTTTTAGCTTTGTTCACTAGTTTCGCTTCAGCGGTATACAAAAGCATTATCTTCAAAGCAGAGGGCATCCTTAGTTGAAAAATCAAGGCAGAAGCCTCAGGAAAGAATAAGAACTGTGACTGATGTAAGTTTGCAGGTCATGAAAGGTTTAGTTTCTTTACCAAATGTTGTAATAATTCTTCTTGCTCATTTGATTTACTATTGCAGGCTATGAAAAAATACCAGTATGATGATGATCCTGTGCTTGCTACATGTGGTATTTCTATAAATAAGGAATTGACTCAGGTCAAGGGCCGTGTTCTTGAGACTCCGAAGGTAAACTGTCATTTTATATATGGGCTCTGTGGGGTGGGTGGGGGGTtgtggggggtgggggggagGTGGGGAATAAGAGTGGGTGAGGACCTCACTCAACCAACTACCAGCCCTCATTCTAATTCATTACATCCTTTGGTGAACAGTTAAAGGTTGGTAACAGTGATGACTGCATCCCTCGTAATGGACGATGGAACTTTAACAACAAGGTATTTTTCGTATGCCTCCTAAAATCATCTATCAGTTTATTTCTGAGAAAAAGGTTACAATGTTTGTTTCCTTTGCTACAATGCTAACTGAGCTTAATGCTGCTTACACGTGCCAGACACTGCTAAACCCTACTCGCATTGACCGTTGGATTGTTGTCAACTTCTCTGCACGCTGTGATACCAGTCACCTCTCACGAGAGCTTATCAACTGTGGGAGGAAGAAGGGCATTGTATGTTAAACCATctactaatttagtattttttACTTTTGCTGATTCTGATCTCTATCCCTCTCCTCCTCTCTTACATGTGCAGATTATTGAGCGCCCCTTTACATTAATTGAGGAAGATCCACAATGCAGAAGACTGACCCCTGTTGCAAGAGTTGACAAGATGTTTGAACAGATTCTAGCTAAGCTTCCAGGCGAACCTCAATTCATTCTTTGTGTCTTAccagagaaaaaaaatagtgatattTATGGTATGTCTATGTTATTAAAGACGACAATCCAACTACCTCTTGATTCGCTAATCTAATCAGTTTGTGCTCATACATTTATTAGGGCCTTGGAAGAAACAAAGTCTTACTGAGTTTGGGATTGCCACACAATGCATTTCCCCTACTAAGATCAGTGATCAGTACCTTACCAATGTACTTCTTAAGATAAATACAAAGGCAAGAAACTAAAGGTTGAATATCGGAGATATCTTCTTTAATAATTTACAAACCCTATTGATTTCTTCTGTTTGTTACTTTTATAGCTTGGAGGAATAAATTCTTTGTTGGCAATAGAGCACTCCTCATGTGTTCCTCTGGTGAAGGATACTCCTACAATGATTTTGGGGATGGATGTCTCTCATGGGTCTCCTGGTCGATCAGATATTCCTTCTGTTGCTGCAGTAATTACAACTTCTAGTTTCATTTAAAATATCTATCAATCTGTGAATGGTCATTTTGTTAATCCTTCAATTTTGTTGGAGTTTTAGGTTGTTAGCTCTCGAAGTTGGCCACTTATTTCAAGGTATAGAGCAGCTGTTAGAACACAATCTCCTAAGATGGAGATGATTGATGCTCTATACAAACCACTGGAAAATGGAACTGATGCTGGTATTATCAGGTATTTAACATGGAATTTAATCTCACAGCAGTATATCACATATCAAGAATTATAACTTTTTAGTGAGACCTGTTACACTATATTTTGTAAAAAGTGTGATGTAATTAAGAAGAACTATGAAAGACTTGTGAACTTCATTTATTTGAAGTTATCAATTCCAAAATACTTCTTAAGGCGGGTCATTCTTTGTGTTGCAGGGAACTGCTTGTGGACTTCTATAAAACAAGCAATGGACGCAAACCAACTCAGATTATTGTCTTCAGGTATCATGACATTGTGTAGGCAATTTTCTAGCTATTTTGgtatttgaaaattgaattccaaTGCCCCCGTTTTGGTCTTTCAAAAGAGACTTCGAAGGGAAACttgcaaaatattttcatatgtacaatttttttattatcataAATTCTGTTGAGCAAGGAGGGGATTAAAGAGATTAACCATTAAGATAATGCTTTTTGAAAAGGCGCCTTCCATCTTCTATAATTTTAATAACTAACCCCCTTCCATCAAATTTATACATGTATACGcacatataaatacatacattttttttctaactTGCAGGATGTATATCCTTTCTATACCACTCTTAAATAGGAATGTTGTTCCTTGCGTGGTTATGCTTGTATAACCGTCTAGGTGCTCTCTTAGAACTTTTGTAATTGGAGCAGAAAATATGATCtgtcttttttttccttctgccACTTGTAAAGatttctctcttttattttagGGATGGAGTGAGCGAGTCACAATTCAATCAAGTCTTGAATATCGAGCTAGACCAAATCATAAAGGTTCTGCAattcaagtttttttgtttttctgtgtgggcattcattTTTAGTCCTTGATTAAAGAATGATTACTCTCATTTAGCTACATGCCCAATTTTGTCTCTTTTAATTTCACTAGGAAGTTACATATAAATGAAGTAAAGCATTTTACTGGAAACACTCGCTCTAGGAGATGATGAATACATGTCTTCGGTTAAATTTACAGTACATAATCCAGTTTTGCATTGAAATTTATGAAAAACCCAGAATTTCATCACTCACTGCCTCATTCCTGAATGGTCCCCTTTCTGCCAAGAGCATTAATGGACTGGAGTGCCGTTTTTTGTTATCTTAATATTGAGATggtcaaattttattattacagGCTTACCAGCACCTCGGGGAGGTTAACGTTCCAAAGTTTACTTTGATTATTGCACAGAAGAATCATCACACGAAGCTATTTCAACAGGGTTCCCCAGATAATGTTCCAGCAGGTCTGCTACTTTCTGATTTGGTTTACACCCACTTTAATCATTTACGTAATTGTTCTGATGCTCTCGCTCTCTCTCCAGGGACAGTTGTGGACTCAGAGATTGTGCATCCAAGGAATTATGATTTCTACATGTGTGCTCAAGCAGGAATGATAGTAAGCTTCCCCATCTGAAACGAAAAGAAGATAGTATCCAAAATTATGCTTCTCGTATAGAATGCCGTTTACCATTTTCAAAAGGAAATGTTCTTGAAAAGAATTCTGTTTACTGCTGATTGTGATGGGATGGGATGGAACAATGCGAAAACTGGTTTTAGTAAAGTAGCATAAATCTTCATCAAGCATGATAGGGTTTTGCgttatttatctttttcaattgatcagattaatttGTTTTCCAACTCAAGTTCCTAACTCAcgatcatcttcatcatcatttGTTTTGCTTCCTATAACAGGGAACTTCGAGGCCAGCGCACTATCATGTCTTGGTTGATGAGATTGGATTTTCTCCTGATGACTTGCAAAACCTCATTCACTCCCTTTCTTATGTGTAAGCTTTTCATTTTCAACCACTTTTCATGTGACTTGGTCGAAATAAACTTTTAATTGATATTATCTGTATGTATTGATGTATATTTGCGTATTTCAGGTACCAGAGGAGTACAACTGCAATCTCTATTGGTAAATTAAGCACACTTGTTCTCTTAAATTATTTATTCCATATTAATTTCTCAGTCGAAATAATAAAATCTTGCAAGTCTCGAATGAATTGCCTCCATCTCACTCTTAACAACCATTTTGCAGTGGCGCCCATTTGTTATGCCCACCTTGCTGCAGCACAAGTGGGGCAGTTTATGAAGTTCGAGGATCTGTCAGAAACGTCATCAGGGAAGGGCAGTGTCACTTCATCAGAAAGCGTCCCGGTTCCAGAGCTCCCTAAGTTGCATGAGAATGTCCAGGGCTCAATGTTCTTCTGCTGAGTCACTGCGATGCTGCTGTTACCTTTTTTGTGAATACTGCTAGTCTGATTAGCTTTTTTACTCTAGTTACGTTGGCGGGTACAGGGGTAATACATTTAGGAAAGACAATCCCGGCTTACTCTTTGGTGGGGCGGAGAATTATATATACGGAGAGATCAGCAACCTCTTAGTCTGGTTTGTGGACTATTTTCGGGGATTTATATGTTGACGGAGGATATTTATCGAGGTATGTTGGTTGATCTCGACAATTAATTTTGTCTCCCATTGTTCTGGTTTGAGAAGGACTGAATGTGCTTTAAATTCCGGATTCCTGACCTGAAAATGCTGTTGTAATTACCATATCGAGTTGTCAACTTGGTAGTTTTCTACATATTTATCTCTATGGAACAACCATCTTTGAGAATCATTTACTTTTGCGAACGTGTCCTCTTGGTTTTAAACTTTGATCGAAATAGATGGAAACTCAATCAGCGTCGAGTTTTAAAAACAAGAGGACATGTGTTGCAGTATTATCAGTTTATGTCATTCGGTAATGAAATGAGGTCCTGAATGGTCACGGACCTAAGTATTGTCCTTTTTCTCGCCATCTTTTGTGTGGTTCTGATCTTAAGCATTGTGATCGTGGGCCAACATAATCAGGTGTACGGTCGACTTGTAGCTTCATGAGGCTCAGATTTATGTTTGGTATGATTTCACATTTTTTGcttctttctaattttatttatttatttatttatttattagcttTGTTTAAACAGGGACTGTGTACGAAAATCACAAGTTAGCTTCTAACTCTGTCAAATTCTTTTGGTAAACGTGAGTTTAGTCATGATTTACTTTTGCCAAAGCAAGATTGAATATTGACttgtttcctagttttcttGGACATTTGGTCTAAAAGGTCGGAGATAATAATGATTGAGGTTTCTTAAGATTTTAATAATTAACCCAGTATCACCAAAGCCGACCAATGTGAAGGTGATTTAACTCTTTAATTCTATGAATAGCTTCTAAAGTTGCCCACTAAGTCATACCGCATATACACCGCAACTGTATCGTCTCGTGTCGCTGATATAATCACATACGTAAATTTTTTTTCCGCATACCCTTGCATCTTTGACATCACATGACGTTATACCATTGACATAGAACAGAACGCTATAGTGATGGTGTACCTGTGTCTTATAAATTATGCTGCAGATACACCGCCACTGTGATGTTTCGCGTCACTGAAGTTTTTCTCTGCTTTACATTGCATCTTTGACACCACATAATATTGTATTATTCACAAAAAATGTTATAATGACGGTGTATCCATGTCCTATAAATCGCTCTCCTGCTCCTACCGATGACTTTGAATAATTTAAGTTGGCTATAACTGCCTTGACCAACTGCCAACTTCATTTCTATTCTTTTCTATGTTTTTTATCATGGTCCTCTTCCATATGGTGCTGCTGCCTTTTCTTGACATACCCTTCACTTCTTTCCACATCCAAGGTACCTACCCAGGAATTCACATCCTtgccagatcctctttgtgataATTCTAGAGATTCATAAATCGTGTCTATTCATTGTATATTGTGcgatcaaaaattatttttatttattttttaaattaaacacaaataatatcggacaaaaactaaccgcacaatatacgataaacgaacacaaTTCACAAATCTTTTAAATCCTCATAAAAAAGATCTAGAGACATCCTTTTGGCCTCCCCAAAGGACTAATTTGTACGCCTTGATGGGTCTTTCCACAAACACATGACGCGTGGTGTCCTACACTTGCATTCTGGGTTTCAGCTTTGTGAATGTCAAGATGTTAAGCCTCAAAAGTGACAGTTAGCTAACTTGGTAGCTTTTAAAAGGTCATGTTATGTGGAATTCATAAATCAAAAAGCGAAGTGAGGGAGTTTGGAAACATAACCATAATTTATTCTATATAATTACAACGAAAAAAGCTTCTCTAAACCAATCATCTGGTCCAACTAGTTTCATTGAAATGTTATTCAACAAATCACACGCGTCGCTGAATGGAGTAAAACTTTcatatttctttcattttcaacaaaagaaaataccaGTTAAGTAAACATGTCGTTTTCCAAATTTAAGCAATGCTTTGGCTGTTATGTATAGCAATTGAATGGAGAGTAAACACGCAGGAAAAATAAAACATAGTCGTGTCACTGTTTCTTAACACCACAAATTCGGATGTTAGATTCAAATTTTTGAATCGCACAAATTCCCTTAATATCTCAGATCATACGTGACCAATAGTCACCGTGTTTAACTAGATTGCTCTTTGTCAAAATCACACGTTCCCTTTGAGAAAACcacgacaaaaaaaaaaaaaatgcaaaattcatAGACAATAAATCAACAAATCTCTACTAtcatcaaaagaaaatttcacATTTATCCCGTTGTGATTGCCACCAAAACCGTATTCATTGCCCTCTAAATTGATGATATAtttaataggaaaactaataaaaatagtttaaaaactttaagttttaacgataaggacaaaataaaagttaaagtgaatagtacaaaaattaattttttaatgtaaaaatatgatttttcgctAAAATAAACAACACtaaaagtttttcgttaaaattcttatATTTAATTCCATCTCCCGAaactaatttttcaaattaatcACAAATTGTGGAAGTAGAAAATTAAACAATCATAAGCCCCATTTCCCAACAGGTGGTCAAAAGTTGAGAATTTCTCGGCTTCCTGCAAGAAAACAAGTTGAAGTTTTGGTCAGCAGTCATCATGGATTTCCTGCGGTGCGGTAAACCTAAGAAATCAAGGCCTGGACTACACTGGCCATTAGGAGCGCTACAAataaaggtttttataaaagttataataattgtagctgaTCCAATAATTCGTGTGATTTATTTAGGAGCTCATGAGGGAATCCGTTCCCTTCATAAACTTATTATTTTCTCCACAGCCAATTAGCCGCTGCTATGTACACAGACGAGTCGCAACtgagagaaatttttcattgtaacgGGAACATGGATGGATgttacatcacgtgtttttatgtaaatagtgggaaatttttttttttaattattaactttttaccACACATAACccataatttatataataacacataaTATATCTTTATGTATGCcgatcatattgaaaaatctcgtTGCAACTGAGTCGAGCTCCCTCTCTCGGTTGCTGAAAATTCCATACCTTTCTACTGCCAATGGTGGTGGCCCACTTGGTCGAATCTAATTGCCTACACCTTCCTCGGTGGCCCACACTTGTCAGTGTAGTGTGAATTGTGCAAAGAGATTTCTTGAGCCAAAATTAACCTCGTTGGACGATGGAGCCCTTGACACGGGGAACTTTTTTAATCGGAATTCTGATCTTCTGCCCCGAAAAATCTCTGTAATTTCCATGTGACCTATCTCAGAGTTCGGCACCTGTTTAAgactaatttcataaataatgtcgtttgtttaaaaataaataaaaattctgaTAAATGAAATAAACGTAACTATAGTTGTGAAAATATATTGACCGTTTGTATGATGATGTGAATTCAAACTCCAcactaattaacaaaatctatcatttgtcaaaacaaaagaaaaaccatcCCTTATCTCTTCCACTTGAACACCGACCACCACCAAAGGATCTCACAATCATTCCTCTCAGCCTCCTTACTGAAAATCTCCTTACTGAAACTTCACAGAGGCCCGGCATATCCATGCTATCCGCGGAGACCAGTCGGCGTTACGAGAAATCGAAACCCTCAGCCGCCATTGATGGGGCTTTTCCCGGTAGAAACCCTGGAGGGCTTTAATCTAAGTACACGTACAAAACCACCAATTGGAATGCTTGGGAGCCATGTCCTATGAATTTGGAATTCGAATGGAAAGCTGTGGTAGATAGGTTGTAGTGGGGAAGATGGCAGGGAAGGGAGAAGAGGAGGGGCTAGGGTTTCTGTGGGGTTGAGAGAGCAATGGGGGTggatccattttttttttaaatacaatgatatattttacgCTAAAGCAATGAGAAGTTTGGCTAAATTATAAACTGAAcaatctaatttaaaaaattatcatctatgaaatttaaacttgagacaaaaataaattagtagTGAATAAATGTCAAACTCCGAAAAAAACCACATAAAAGCCACATAGGCCCTTGATTACagaagatttgaattttttttttttttcaaagtgctAGATTGGCGATTGCTATGGTGGTCACATAAACCATTTGACGAAGgattatttattattgttttgaaCCCCTTCAGTTCTGCCATTTCATAAAAATAATGAGAACATTCGTGCGCACTTTTACAATTTAGATTAGAAACATAGTACTTTTTTATTCATCTGAAAATCCAGGATTCCTGAGAAATTTATAGATCTTGTCCATATGAGATGAAACATGGCTTCTTTTTCTGAGATGAAAGTATGGAACTTTTGTTCATCCAGATTTCAAGCTGGGTTTGTGGTGGTTGTACTACTTGTGGAATGAATGCGAGCTACTAAGCCTCGCCAATTTTAATGAGGGGcattctagttttttttttttttttttttgtaaaagtccACGTGTTAGCTTTAAGAttttttgcattattttttgctcTACAATGCTGATTCACGTTTCTTTCAATCcaagaaagaaataaacatgttgTTTTCCTGTTTCAAAAGATATTTTTAGTTACAGTCGGTGGTCAAGAGAAGAATTCATATGATTCACGTAAATCCTAGATCTTCTAATCCAACCGTTACTTTTCTAGAAATCACACGCGTCTTTGACGACGCAAATTTTCACATTTATCTAatccaacaaaagaaaatagaaatttaataaacatgTCGTTTTTCCATTTCATGCACCGTATGCGGCCGTTACAGACGATGATCTGATGGAGAGTTAACACGTTGAGTGAATAAAATACAGTCGTGCGTCACACCTCTCGATACCACGAATTCAAGTCACCGATCCGTGTCAACCTTTCACCACATTTCACCCATTGAAAACACACACGATAGTTGAAAACATGAATTTTTCACAATTGTCTAAATCTAGAAAAAGAAAACGCAAAACTAATAAAATCAAATCTCATCCGCCATTACAAAGGAAACTCCACATCTATCCCGTTATGATTCCAAATCCAACAACCAACATCAAATCAAAACCTCCTAAAATCAACCatcatgatttattgaatttCAATCTCCTTCAACTCATTCTTATTAGACAATAATATAATTGCCGCCTGAGCAAACCATGCAATAAACAATGGCCTGGGCCTTTGCGCTTTAATTTTGGCAACATTCTTGTGCGATAATCAAAGTCATTAACCCACGTAATTACTGTGAATAAACGCAAACCTCTAAGCCCGACACGTGGAGGGCATAAGCGTCTTTTCATGACAGGAGAGCTATTTAATTATTCGTACACGAGGGGAAGAAACTTGCTTTGCTTGGGTTCACATTCAAAGATCCCCAACAGTTCCTTAGCCTTTTTggtaattgaaaaataataaaaagaaaaaaaagcaagcaaaaaaaataaaattaaacaaaatcggCAAAAATTCATATCAAATTCCGATTCACACATTGTCACAGCcataattttatttagttttttgcAGAGATTGTTTCTCTCTCTGGTTCTTAGTCCCTTTTTCTTATGCTCCATAaagctttttgtttttctttcatctccTCATGTTTTTTCAGTCTTTGATCGTCATCATCACGTTCACAGGCCTCCTCACAGCCCCTTTATTctgatttgggttttgttttcctGCAAAATTGTGGGATTTGGGAGGTGGGTTGCTGCGATTTTCCTCAGAAAGTTTGAAGCTTTTTGTATGACTTTGGTTGGTGAAGCTGAGAAGAAAAGCAGAGGAAAGCAACACAAAGGGCAGGTGCACGCAAGCTCTGTGCTACCACCGATGCCGGACGCTCGGCAGGCTCAGAAGAATGCTGTTCCGAGTCAATCCGATGGCAACGTGGAAGGTATGACCTGTTTTTGGTGTACCCAGTTGGGAGTTTAACGATCTGATGATGGTTTTGTATTGGAATATTGTGTTCGTGAGATTTTGTGATCATGAAGGCGCAATGTGCTATGTGTGGATTTAGTTTGGGATTGTGTTGAGTTGTTTCGATTGTGTGTTTTTGGTGATGTGttgttgtaatcatggtttTGGAGTGCTTTAATGgtaggttgggttgggttgcAATGCATATTTGTGGCTTAGCTGGGTATTTGTGTTTGTGGAAAGTAAGAATTTTTTATCTTCAGCTTTTTAAAAACTTTACCTTTTAATTTTGTGACATGGGGGTGTTTAGTTGGTACGAACTATGATGTCGGTGTCAGTCGAATTCGTATTGAATTTTTGAAGAATTTTGCTTTGTACTAAACTTTTTGATTTGTTTGGAACATTTTACCTGAAGAGTTTCCTTTTTGGTGTTCATGTTGCGCTTCGATTCATCGATCCTGAGTTGTAGTTCTTTATTAGTATCTTGTTTTAGAAGTTGTTatcttttttctattttgggTTAATGCTCTTGAGGAGTTTTGATAGATTATGCAATGCAGTGTGAGACTTTTAACTTTGAAGATTTTATTTCCATATGTAATTTACACATCTATTTCTTGTATTCATTGCAGAGGCATTTTGGCGGTTGACAATCAATGACAATCAAGAGCGGGGCGGGGTGGCTCAGGCAAACTCGTACCCTGATCGACCTGGTGAACCTGACTGCATATATTATTTGAGGACTGGTTTGTGTGGTTATGGAAGTAATTGTCGTTTTAATCACCCTAAATATGCTTCACAGGTAATTATTTCTACTTGATGTGCATAGTTTTTATAGAGTGATTGCATTTTGATTAAGTGTTGTGAGGAGATTCATCGGTTGCTTCTACACAGCTTCCTTCTTTGTCTTTTGGCTCTAACTATACAGAGTTTCGTTCGAAGGGTATTAATACAGTGTTTCGTTTGAAGGGTATTAATGAACTAATCCTTCTAGTACATTCTTATATCTGCAGGGTAATCAGTACAATGGAGAACTCCCTGAAAGAGTTGGACAACCTGACTGTGGGGTAAGATTTTCATTTAGTTCAGGTTGAGCTGAATGAGAAGCTTCTTTCTTACTCACTCTTCTCCGTCCTTTCCTTCTTTCGTCTGCTTCCTTTGTCGGTATGTCTTATAAGATTAGAAGTTCTATGAATATGGATAAGATGGAAAATGGGGTATTCTTTTTGTTCATTGGATAAGCTTTTTTGATTTgagtttatatatgtttattataCAAATTATGTAATTGGTGATTTGAACAATCATATGATTAGAACTAGCAAATCAACTGCTGATCCTTGTGGTGTGGGCTTGTGAAATAAGCTGAGCATTCGAGTGGTCGGTTGTTGCACAAGATTTAACCAAGTTAATCctctaaaaaaatgtaaattatcCAAGTG from Pyrus communis chromosome 7, drPyrComm1.1, whole genome shotgun sequence encodes the following:
- the LOC137739706 gene encoding protein argonaute 16, which encodes MEDVASAGIADGEPQPAPPSPTIPPKLKPEVVTPKYSIMSRRGTGTTGKEINLLANHFKVSVNVPDAVFYQYSVSITSEDKKVVEGKGIGRKLIDRLYQTYSSELGCKMFAYDGEKALYTVGPLPQNKLEFTVVLEETFAKHENGSTNGTEKRSRRSFQSRTFSLEISYAAKIPLKPISLALKGADVENTQDSLRVLDIILRQQAANRGCLLVRQSFFHDDSRNFTDVGGGVKGVRGFHSSFRPTQGGLSLNMDVSTTMILTPGPVIDFLLANQDVREPRYIDWVKAKRMLKNMRINARHRNMEFKIIGLSEKPCNQQYFPMKLKCGDNATSEEQTVEITVYEYFTKHCGVEITSSQYMPCLDVGKPKRPNYLPLELCSLVSLQRYTKALSSKQRASLVEKSRQKPQERIRTVTDAMKKYQYDDDPVLATCGISINKELTQVKGRVLETPKLKVGNSDDCIPRNGRWNFNNKTLLNPTRIDRWIVVNFSARCDTSHLSRELINCGRKKGIIIERPFTLIEEDPQCRRLTPVARVDKMFEQILAKLPGEPQFILCVLPEKKNSDIYGPWKKQSLTEFGIATQCISPTKISDQYLTNVLLKINTKLGGINSLLAIEHSSCVPLVKDTPTMILGMDVSHGSPGRSDIPSVAAVVSSRSWPLISRYRAAVRTQSPKMEMIDALYKPLENGTDAGIIRELLVDFYKTSNGRKPTQIIVFRDGVSESQFNQVLNIELDQIIKAYQHLGEVNVPKFTLIIAQKNHHTKLFQQGSPDNVPAGTVVDSEIVHPRNYDFYMCAQAGMIGTSRPAHYHVLVDEIGFSPDDLQNLIHSLSYVYQRSTTAISIVAPICYAHLAAAQVGQFMKFEDLSETSSGKGSVTSSESVPVPELPKLHENVQGSMFFC